A genomic window from Triticum urartu cultivar G1812 chromosome 7, Tu2.1, whole genome shotgun sequence includes:
- the LOC125525204 gene encoding uncharacterized protein LOC125525204, which translates to MMWVPSILPLPGCVHPLPPRLSRPRGAELENERSGCGEASKERARRDIGQGYSFVLLGKLQTGKWNMYRSAQSPLYLINRFAAMLDIGMILDTFVKEYLQSLGHVNFCIHLSLVI; encoded by the exons ATGATGTGGGTTCCGTCTATTCTTCCTCTACCTGGTTGCGTCCATCCACTTCCACCTCGGCTGTCTCGCCCACGAGGAGCAGAATTGGAGAACGAACGAAGTGGATGCGGAGAGGCCAGCAAGGAGCGCGCCCGGAGAGACATAGGGCAG GGTTACAGCTTTGTTCTTCTTGGGAAGTTGCAAACTGGGAAGTGGAATATGTACCG ATCTGCACAATCACCTCTGTATTTGATCAACAGATTTGCTGCTATGCTAGATATTGGAATGATACTTGATACTTTTGTGAAAGAATACTTGCAATCTCTTGGACATGTGAACTTCTGTATTCATCTTAGTTTGGTCATATAA